CAGAAACAGGAAAGCGTAAGCagaattattttcacatttgttttcctCTGCCTCATAGTCTGGTACCTTTTAAGGACTTAAAACTGCTTTTACCCTACTTTAGATGATGAACTGAAGTCTCCgactcagatttttttctctatCCATCTTCTATATCAACAGATGAACAACAACGGGAACAAGAGAGCTCCAACCACAGCCACTCAGCGACTTAAACAGGATTACCTCAGGATAAAGAAAGACCCTGTGCCTTACATCTGTGCTGAGCCTCTCCCTTCCAATATCCTCGAATGGTACACTCGCCATCCTTACACCACACTCggccttttttatttcaatgtacATTTCCAgacagttgcattttatttaaataattaatAGTGATTAAAGAATGTCATAAATGCTGCTGAATCAGGTTGcgactttttcttgtttttttaactggtgAGGTGAATGTTTCTACCAAGTAATTTAAATGTACCATAGTCTATACCGTCTACACATTATATGAGGAAATATGGAATATTACAATGGATTTTGCGCGATATTCAGATTTCAACACCGTTTCACCGTCTCCTCATTATAACGCGGTGTACAGTAATATACCTTCGTTAATTTTTGACTTACTTTATAGGTTGCGCCAATTTCCGCGAGTCTATCTGGACTCATCGCCCTCATCTCCAGTCGATTTTCATTGActtccttgcttcctttttCTCAATGATTGTCAGCCCTTgcagcatttcaaaatgtcttacaGAGCTTGGCAACTTGTTGCGCCGTTGCCATTTGGACGAGCAACCGAAAAAAAGATGCCAAATAAATTTCAGTCGTTGCAGCTCACTGAGAAGGTGTCGCGAGCTGTGCGACGACCATCTTGACGCGCGTTCAGAAATTCACTATGCTACGAACACACTCAGTATTGCACAAGTGTCAGAGCGAATTTCCGAATGCGCCCCCTGTCTCATGTGGTCTTACGGGCTGGCACGTGACTAATAGAATATCAATCCTCGTGCAGTTACAAGAAACCTCCCTGAGTTAAGTCATATTACTACCGAGTTGGAAACACAACTGctatcaaaaaatatatttcatgtcATATGAAGTCTCCATGTGCTGCATTGGACGGTGTAGTCGCGTGACTGCAGTACATTCAGCTGCATTCAGTGCTTGTCGGTGATCTTACAGCCTTCACCTGTAACCTGCGTGTGTCAATTTTCCTTCTCATCCCCTGAGACAACGTGCTCCTTTGCTTTTTTCTGGTCTTCCGGTGTGGTACATGGTgccaacaattttgtccacgTGGGTAGAAGAGATATTATGCACCCAACGTTTACTGTATCTATACAATGTCAATGTTTGATAGTAGCACACCTTTTCATGCATTGGACAAATGTGTGCCAGATTCTTTTTACGTTTCAAAACGTGACTACCGGTACGTCAATTTTGTGtgtcagtcatgtttttttttttttaagtgcttacCCATGAGAGAAAAGTTGGGAGTTTCTAGCGGAACAACCAGCCCCGTTTTGgcattgattgatttttagGTTTTATTGCCTTTAAGCAGAAAGGTCAGAGTGAAGTCGCTAAGTAACTTCACTTGCTTCGTGTCAAGACTTGCGACAAGACAATGACGTCTTGGTTAGGTCATGTCACGTGCACGTTGAAGGTACAAGTGACAACCTCACCAGGATGGTGGTCTCGTTCGTCTTTCTTGTGAACGTGGTAACATGTGCGACATTTGTCTTGTGTCTCCCGCAGGCACTATGTGGTGAGAGGTCCTGAGAAGACTCCTTATGAaggtaaaaataatttttgacgACTCTGTCAAGTTGACTGCGTCTTATTGATGTGCTGGAATAGGCCTTTGGCAGTCATCCAAAAATGGTTTGCAGCTGTCATACCTATCACACtggttattattataattttttgtttCCTGGCGCCACATGACCTTAACCGACAAGATGTCGCGTCAAGCGGTGATGAATGTATACTATGCTCACAAATCACAAGCAAAGATGCCCGCAGGCGTGCTGTTTCGCCACGTCCTCATTCCTCACCCATCACAGGAAGCGTTTTCCTCATAATTAGCCGTTGAACCGGCGTTGCCGCGCCAGTGCGCCATGAACTTTTCACCCCTACTACGCCGCTTGAGTGACACAAGCAAACAGTATAGAATCAATAGCATGTTCGTTTCTTACGCTTTTTGGACACAAGTGTTCATTTTCTCACATATGGGTGCGTTTGAAGAATGTGCCGTACTCGGGAGTGACGCAGATCCTtcatttgaaagttttttttttttttcattcaattttcaTCTAACTTGTGTAATACAGGTTTGCATgagctttttttactttgctacTTTTTTAAGCGTTGTTTGTTAATGTTCAAGCGGCATAATGAGATGAATTAATAAATGTACTTTAAATGATAGAATGCTCTATAAGATGAATGAAAGTTGCACACAAAACGAAGTAGCGTTATACTCCCGAGCACTTTTTGATGGTATTGTCACACGAGTGTAAAAAGAAGGTAACTGCTGTCAAActtcaaaacaaccaaacacgCAATGTGTTGACGTTGGGAGTTGAGCGTCGCATAACTCCCAGGGGGTCGTCGTCTCCTCTCGTATTTTATTCTAAGATCCCTCCGAAAAGCCAAAGTAAATAGCCAACAATGCACACGGTTAATTCTTGTAACGTCTCATTTGATAAGGAGATGCGCAAATGACTTTCAAGGCATGTCGTTGCGCACTGTGTGCtccaattcaacattttattctcATCTCCACATTTGTCCATCTTGTCTTCCTTACAGGGGGTTACTATCACGGAAAGCTCATGTTTCCTCGAGAATTCCCATTTAAACCACCAAGTATCTACATGATAACCCCCAACGGCAGGTTTAAATGTAATACGAGGTAAGCGAatccgtaccccccccccccccaccctaccccaccccacccaggACTAAGTGGCACACACTGGTGTCGCGTTGCCATGCTGTAACGCACTGTCGCTCCACAGGCTGTGTTTGTCCATCACGGACTTCCACCCAGACACGTGGAACCCGGCGTGGTCCGTCTCCACCATCCTCACGGGTCTGCTCAGCTTCATGGTAGAGAAAGGACCCACTCTGGGCAGCATCGAGACCTCAGACCACACGGTGAGCCCTGACATTGGAGCTTGATGACACACGGTGTGATtttacacaatatttttttttgtttagaacAAAAGcacaaccattttttaaaatttgagggCTGGAGCagatgaatggatttttttgtttatttcaagAGACCATCATCTGGCCACAGAACGAATAAAACTTGTAAATGACGGTAGGTGTGTcaacattgtgtttgtttttccagaaaAGACAACTCTCAGCCCAAAGCCTGGCCTTCAACCTGAAGGACAAAGTCTTTTGTGAATTGTTCCCAGATGTTGTGGAGGTGAGCTCGCTGCTTTTGTAGTCGGGCGGAA
The DNA window shown above is from Hippocampus zosterae strain Florida chromosome 9, ASM2543408v3, whole genome shotgun sequence and carries:
- the ube2j2 gene encoding ubiquitin-conjugating enzyme E2 J2, encoding MNNNGNKRAPTTATQRLKQDYLRIKKDPVPYICAEPLPSNILEWHYVVRGPEKTPYEGGYYHGKLMFPREFPFKPPSIYMITPNGRFKCNTRLCLSITDFHPDTWNPAWSVSTILTGLLSFMVEKGPTLGSIETSDHTKRQLSAQSLAFNLKDKVFCELFPDVVEEMKQKQKAQEELNARTQPLPLPDVVPDGDPQQAHYGLPGLNGGPIPLGGANPAHGLQQPNRNHGLLGGALANLFVIVGFAAFAYTVKYVLRSIAQD